One window from the genome of Halostella litorea encodes:
- a CDS encoding uS10/mL48 family ribosomal protein translates to MTFVTKLRLQSGDRAALDGVVEDIRSTAERKGAELKGPHSEPPTQLRVPQHKRVDGGGRFGNWEYVVYARELEIHGHDELARRVTEREFPASIHVEAEVEQVNPLGSGRD, encoded by the coding sequence ATGACGTTCGTCACGAAACTCCGCCTCCAGAGCGGGGACCGGGCGGCCCTCGACGGGGTCGTGGAGGACATCCGCTCGACGGCCGAGCGAAAGGGCGCCGAACTGAAGGGACCGCACTCCGAGCCGCCGACCCAGCTCCGGGTGCCACAGCACAAGCGCGTCGACGGCGGCGGCCGGTTCGGCAACTGGGAGTACGTCGTGTACGCCCGCGAACTGGAGATCCACGGCCACGACGAACTCGCGCGGCGCGTGACCGAGCGGGAGTTCCCCGCCTCCATCCACGTCGAGGCGGAGGTCGAACAGGTCAACCCCCTGGGCAGCGGGCGCGACTAG
- a CDS encoding DUF5787 family protein, which translates to MPGGDAEFVFELRVCWWAERRWPPGGGRDAVPLVARQLGTERRRWDTIVVEADPDALARRARFGPERLDSDLLHVVRNAPEGWSWYRDALPDPGYPWRYVREAVHRAADRGIVETRREGNRIELRRKWAYPDWVERIVAVENKPDLDASAARRLRPQLERDVALALADEVWVATRETGASVEPVLLEDLPVEAGVLTVAPDAGEASVAWHPRSLAVDDPGTRILERPDGSAYDRSAARFEYADPEWKAEKRLAIAERAYERGWRSFVDTMRPDCRHFQLRSEGDQFLPWCAAKGRCQTAAECAGSCGSFEPEPPAWRSRGWPIEGGPGKRIERLLADRRARRRP; encoded by the coding sequence ATCCCCGGCGGCGACGCCGAGTTCGTCTTCGAGTTGCGCGTCTGCTGGTGGGCCGAGCGGCGCTGGCCGCCCGGCGGCGGGCGGGACGCGGTCCCGCTCGTCGCCCGCCAGCTCGGCACGGAGCGGCGGCGCTGGGACACGATAGTGGTCGAGGCCGACCCCGACGCGCTGGCGCGCCGCGCCCGCTTCGGGCCGGAGCGGCTCGACTCGGACCTGCTCCACGTCGTCCGCAACGCACCCGAGGGGTGGTCGTGGTACCGCGACGCCCTCCCCGACCCGGGCTACCCGTGGCGGTACGTCCGCGAGGCGGTCCACCGCGCGGCCGACCGCGGGATAGTCGAGACGCGGCGGGAGGGTAACCGGATCGAGTTGCGGCGGAAGTGGGCCTACCCGGACTGGGTGGAGCGGATCGTCGCCGTCGAGAACAAGCCCGACCTCGACGCGAGCGCCGCCCGGCGGCTCCGCCCGCAACTGGAGCGCGACGTCGCGCTCGCGCTGGCCGACGAGGTGTGGGTCGCCACCCGCGAGACGGGCGCGTCGGTCGAACCGGTGTTGCTGGAGGACCTGCCCGTGGAGGCGGGCGTGCTCACCGTCGCCCCCGACGCCGGCGAGGCGTCGGTCGCCTGGCACCCGCGGTCGCTGGCCGTCGACGACCCCGGCACCCGCATCCTCGAACGGCCGGACGGCTCGGCGTACGACCGGTCGGCGGCGCGGTTCGAGTACGCCGACCCCGAGTGGAAGGCCGAAAAGCGGCTGGCCATCGCCGAGCGCGCCTACGAGCGGGGATGGCGCTCGTTCGTCGACACGATGCGGCCGGACTGCCGGCACTTCCAGTTGCGGTCGGAGGGCGACCAGTTCCTCCCGTGGTGTGCCGCGAAGGGCCGGTGTCAGACCGCCGCCGAGTGCGCCGGCTCCTGTGGCTCGTTCGAGCCGGAGCCGCCGGCGTGGCGCTCGCGCGGGTGGCCGATCGAGGGCGGTCCCGGCAAGCGGATCGAACGGCTGCTCGCCGACCGGCGGGCGCGGCGGCGGCCGTAG
- a CDS encoding GIY-YIG nuclease family protein — translation MPGTYVLAVAVDEPATIEVGALGERAFDRGTYAYVGSAFGPGGFSRVERHRELAAGERDARHWHVDYLLGHPAASLAAVVKFPEMDVECDLASALPGDPVPAFGASDCDCDSHLLRAPDREALLSAARAARERLG, via the coding sequence GTGCCGGGAACGTATGTCCTCGCGGTCGCGGTCGACGAGCCGGCGACGATCGAGGTCGGGGCGCTCGGGGAGCGGGCGTTCGACCGGGGCACCTACGCCTACGTCGGGAGCGCGTTCGGCCCCGGCGGCTTCTCGCGGGTCGAGCGCCACCGCGAACTCGCCGCCGGCGAGCGCGACGCCCGCCACTGGCACGTCGACTACCTGCTCGGCCACCCCGCCGCGTCGCTCGCGGCGGTCGTGAAGTTCCCCGAGATGGACGTCGAGTGCGACCTGGCGTCGGCGCTGCCGGGCGACCCCGTGCCGGCGTTCGGCGCGTCCGACTGCGACTGTGACTCCCACCTCCTCCGCGCGCCCGACCGCGAGGCGCTGCTGTCGGCGGCGCGGGCGGCGCGGGAGCGACTCGGGTGA
- a CDS encoding NAD(P)-dependent glycerol-1-phosphate dehydrogenase — protein sequence MFDKTTWIRLPRNVVVGHGVLDRTVEAVEELHLQGQPLIVASPTPWEIAGERIAEEFAAAGMEPETVLIEDASFDAIQHVIDRAREVDPGFLVGVGGGKPIDIAKMASDDVGRGFVSVPTAASHDGIVSGRGSVPEGDTRHSVAAEPPLAVVADTEILADAPWDLTTAGCADIISNYTAVMDWRLANRLKNVEYSEYAASLAEMTAEMLVDNADTVRPGLEESAWVVVKALVSSGVAMSIAGSSRPASGAEHLFSHQLDRIAPNEALHGHQVGVGSIMTAYLHGGDRGIWRDIRAALASIDAPTTADELGIDDATVIEALTTAHSIRDRYTILGDGVTERAAREAAAKTGVI from the coding sequence ATGTTCGACAAGACGACGTGGATCCGCCTGCCCCGCAACGTGGTGGTGGGCCACGGCGTGCTCGACCGGACGGTCGAGGCCGTCGAGGAACTCCACCTGCAGGGGCAGCCGCTCATCGTCGCCAGCCCGACGCCCTGGGAGATAGCCGGCGAGCGGATCGCCGAGGAGTTCGCCGCCGCCGGGATGGAGCCGGAGACGGTGCTAATCGAGGACGCGAGCTTCGACGCGATCCAGCACGTCATCGACCGCGCCCGCGAGGTCGACCCCGGCTTCCTCGTCGGCGTCGGCGGCGGGAAGCCCATCGACATCGCCAAGATGGCGAGCGACGACGTGGGCCGCGGGTTCGTCTCCGTCCCGACGGCGGCGAGCCACGACGGCATCGTCAGCGGCCGCGGCTCGGTGCCGGAGGGCGACACGCGCCACAGCGTCGCCGCCGAGCCGCCGCTTGCCGTCGTCGCGGACACGGAGATACTCGCGGACGCCCCCTGGGATCTGACCACCGCCGGCTGTGCCGACATCATCAGCAACTACACCGCCGTGATGGACTGGCGGCTCGCCAACCGGCTGAAAAACGTCGAGTACTCCGAGTACGCCGCCTCGCTGGCGGAGATGACCGCAGAGATGCTCGTCGACAACGCCGACACGGTCCGGCCCGGGCTGGAGGAGTCCGCGTGGGTCGTCGTGAAGGCGCTGGTCTCCTCGGGCGTCGCCATGTCGATCGCCGGCTCGTCGCGCCCCGCCAGCGGCGCGGAGCACCTCTTCTCCCACCAGCTGGACCGCATCGCGCCCAACGAGGCGCTCCACGGCCACCAGGTCGGCGTCGGCTCGATCATGACCGCCTACCTCCACGGCGGGGACCGGGGCATCTGGCGGGACATCCGCGCCGCGCTCGCGAGCATCGACGCGCCGACGACGGCCGACGAACTGGGGATCGACGACGCGACCGTGATAGAGGCGCTGACGACCGCCCACTCGATCCGGGACCGCTACACGATCCTCGGCGACGGCGTCACCGAGCGGGCGGCCCGCGAGGCGGCCGCGAAGACGGGCGTGATCTGA
- a CDS encoding NAD-dependent epimerase/dehydratase family protein, whose translation MDHLFVVGGTRFIGRHVVAEFLDHGYEVTVFNRGTHENPFAETDDVTHIEGDRTDDGDLAAAAREADPDAVVDCVAYEPREVRTATRIFDDVDAYVFVSSGSAYAREDLPKREGETPLCDCTDEQATDDSQASYGPRKAEGDRAVFAAAERGVNAMSVRPCVVYGPHDYTERLDYWIDRVDSFDRVVVPGDGTNVWHRAYVEDVASAIRLVAEDGDPGEAYNVGDRRMVTLDGMVDLIADALDGTERGSGDVEVVHAGERELAAADLTLDDFPLYRDPPHMLATDKLAALGWESTPLAEAMERSVADHLDGDRDGREVGPDRGAEERVLGVLDTL comes from the coding sequence ATGGACCACCTGTTCGTCGTCGGCGGCACGCGCTTCATCGGCCGCCACGTCGTCGCGGAGTTCCTCGACCACGGGTACGAGGTCACCGTCTTCAACCGCGGGACCCACGAGAACCCGTTCGCCGAGACGGACGACGTGACCCACATCGAGGGCGACCGGACGGACGACGGCGACCTGGCGGCGGCCGCCCGCGAGGCCGACCCCGACGCCGTCGTCGACTGCGTGGCGTACGAGCCCCGCGAGGTGCGCACCGCGACGCGGATCTTCGACGACGTCGACGCCTACGTGTTCGTCTCCAGCGGCTCGGCGTACGCCCGCGAGGACCTGCCCAAACGCGAGGGCGAGACCCCGCTGTGTGACTGCACCGACGAGCAGGCGACCGACGACTCCCAGGCCTCCTACGGCCCACGGAAGGCCGAGGGCGACCGCGCCGTCTTCGCCGCCGCCGAGCGCGGCGTGAACGCGATGAGCGTCCGCCCCTGCGTCGTGTACGGCCCCCACGACTACACCGAGCGGCTGGACTACTGGATCGACCGCGTCGACAGCTTCGACCGCGTCGTCGTGCCCGGCGACGGCACGAACGTCTGGCACCGGGCGTACGTCGAGGACGTGGCCAGCGCGATCCGCCTCGTGGCGGAGGACGGGGACCCGGGCGAGGCGTACAACGTCGGCGACCGCCGGATGGTGACGCTCGACGGGATGGTCGACCTGATCGCCGACGCGCTCGACGGGACGGAGCGGGGCTCCGGCGACGTCGAGGTCGTCCACGCCGGCGAGCGCGAACTCGCCGCGGCGGACCTGACGCTCGATGACTTTCCGCTCTACCGCGACCCCCCGCATATGCTCGCCACGGACAAGCTCGCGGCCCTCGGCTGGGAGTCGACGCCGCTCGCCGAGGCGATGGAGCGAAGCGTCGCCGACCACCTCGACGGCGACCGGGACGGCCGCGAGGTCGGTCCCGACCGCGGGGCCGAGGAGCGCGTGCTCGGCGTGCTGGACACGCTGTAA
- a CDS encoding transcription factor S has translation MEFCDDCGSMMKAEDGLWVCSSCGNEQIKDPDADYVITDDQEVSEVIESSTEDSGLPTTETHCPECGNDRAHWYMQQIRAADESETRFFICTECEHKWREDDH, from the coding sequence ATGGAGTTTTGCGACGATTGCGGCTCTATGATGAAAGCCGAGGACGGCCTGTGGGTCTGTTCGAGCTGCGGCAACGAGCAGATCAAGGACCCGGACGCCGACTACGTCATCACCGACGACCAGGAGGTCAGCGAGGTCATCGAGTCCAGCACCGAGGACAGCGGCCTGCCGACGACGGAGACCCACTGCCCGGAGTGTGGCAACGACCGCGCCCACTGGTACATGCAACAGATCCGCGCGGCCGACGAGTCCGAGACCCGGTTTTTCATCTGCACCGAGTGCGAGCACAAGTGGCGCGAGGACGACCACTGA
- a CDS encoding Na+/H+ antiporter NhaC family protein, translating into MAGGEDTSEDGDVERELREGTSPRDEPEIEFRGGRAMSAFPIAFFIAWAVVQSGLLRIGDTTGLAAGMLIGLTVGMLFVRGSWKGYANTIFEGMTRRVAATAIVAWLWAGMFAETIQVGGFVSGLVWAADAAGVGATLFPAITFVLAGLLATGIGTGYGTTVAFSSLFFPAGVLLGANPVLLFGAILSGAVFGDNLAPVSDTTIVSAVTQDADIGGVVASRFKYAIVAAVFAFAAYVVAGSVMEGVSVSGDARAILIAESDPAGLVHLVSMGVVIATAVAGRHIVEAISWGLIVAAAFNLLFGLASVSDMIVLRAPADAPIGDAVEFLPFVEVVGENPAVAGSIYDGAAGFFPLIVLTLLIVAGAQIMIRGGGFAALQDWLLDNVATSVRRAETTMVGGTALVNAMITINTAAEIAIAPYIARIGERFNINGYRRANILDANTSALGYIFPWSGGVLVGYAQLTDLPETYSWFSRSMVVNPADVFLYVFHGWFLVAVFLIAAVTGFGREYVHDRESGEVARL; encoded by the coding sequence ATGGCAGGGGGAGAGGATACGTCCGAGGACGGCGACGTGGAGCGGGAACTCCGGGAGGGGACGTCCCCCCGGGACGAGCCGGAGATCGAGTTCCGCGGCGGGCGGGCGATGAGCGCGTTCCCCATCGCCTTCTTCATCGCGTGGGCGGTCGTCCAGAGCGGCCTGCTCCGGATCGGCGACACGACCGGGCTGGCCGCGGGGATGCTGATCGGCCTCACGGTCGGGATGCTGTTCGTCCGCGGCTCGTGGAAGGGGTACGCCAACACCATCTTCGAGGGGATGACCCGCCGGGTCGCGGCAACGGCGATCGTCGCCTGGCTGTGGGCCGGCATGTTCGCCGAGACGATCCAGGTCGGCGGCTTCGTCAGCGGGCTTGTCTGGGCGGCCGACGCCGCGGGCGTCGGCGCGACGCTGTTCCCGGCGATCACGTTCGTCCTCGCCGGCCTGCTCGCGACGGGGATCGGGACGGGCTACGGGACGACCGTCGCCTTCTCCAGCCTGTTTTTCCCCGCCGGCGTCCTGCTCGGCGCGAACCCGGTGTTGTTGTTCGGCGCGATCCTCTCCGGGGCGGTGTTCGGGGACAACCTCGCACCGGTCAGCGACACGACGATCGTCTCGGCGGTCACGCAGGACGCCGACATCGGCGGCGTCGTCGCCTCGCGGTTCAAGTACGCGATCGTCGCCGCGGTGTTCGCGTTCGCCGCCTACGTCGTCGCCGGCAGCGTGATGGAGGGGGTCTCGGTGAGCGGCGACGCCCGCGCGATCCTGATCGCCGAGAGCGACCCGGCCGGACTGGTGCATCTCGTCTCGATGGGCGTCGTCATCGCGACGGCCGTCGCCGGCCGCCACATCGTCGAGGCGATCTCGTGGGGGCTCATCGTCGCGGCGGCGTTCAACCTCCTGTTCGGCCTCGCCTCGGTGTCGGACATGATCGTCCTCCGCGCGCCGGCGGACGCGCCGATCGGCGACGCGGTCGAGTTCCTCCCGTTCGTCGAGGTGGTCGGGGAGAACCCGGCCGTCGCGGGGAGCATCTACGACGGGGCCGCGGGCTTCTTCCCGCTCATCGTCCTCACGTTGCTGATCGTCGCCGGGGCGCAGATCATGATCCGCGGCGGCGGGTTCGCGGCGCTGCAGGACTGGCTGCTGGACAACGTCGCCACCTCGGTCCGGCGGGCCGAGACGACGATGGTCGGCGGGACGGCGCTGGTCAACGCGATGATCACGATAAACACCGCCGCCGAGATCGCCATCGCGCCGTACATCGCGCGGATCGGCGAGCGGTTCAACATCAACGGCTACCGGCGGGCAAACATCCTCGACGCCAACACGTCGGCGCTCGGCTACATCTTCCCGTGGTCGGGCGGGGTGCTCGTCGGCTACGCCCAACTGACGGACCTGCCGGAGACGTACTCGTGGTTCAGCCGTTCGATGGTCGTCAACCCGGCGGACGTGTTCCTCTACGTGTTCCACGGCTGGTTCCTCGTCGCGGTGTTCCTGATCGCCGCGGTGACGGGCTTCGGCAGGGAGTACGTCCACGACCGGGAGAGCGGGGAGGTGGCCCGGCTGTGA
- a CDS encoding DUF5789 family protein codes for MGRQVTLNQIDSVLDDLSYPVMRTDAAAEFDDVTLRLDDGEENLGRLVSETRSDAFDSMAEIESELRNVLSGGPPEEVNAPVDDR; via the coding sequence ATGGGCCGCCAGGTCACGCTGAACCAGATCGACTCCGTCCTCGACGACCTCTCGTACCCGGTGATGCGCACCGACGCAGCCGCCGAGTTCGACGACGTCACGCTGCGGCTCGACGACGGCGAGGAGAACCTCGGGCGGCTCGTCTCGGAGACCCGGAGCGACGCCTTCGACTCCATGGCCGAGATCGAGTCGGAGCTCCGGAACGTCCTCTCGGGCGGCCCGCCCGAGGAGGTCAACGCGCCGGTCGACGACAGGTAA
- a CDS encoding zinc ribbon domain-containing protein, with amino-acid sequence MPSEDGCPKCGHGEADVDTISTTGGGLSKMFDIQNRKFEVVSCAKCGYSELYRADRSGASDVVDVFFG; translated from the coding sequence ATGCCCTCCGAAGACGGCTGTCCGAAGTGCGGCCACGGCGAAGCGGACGTCGACACCATCTCCACCACCGGCGGCGGCCTGAGCAAGATGTTCGACATCCAGAACCGGAAGTTCGAGGTCGTCTCGTGTGCGAAATGCGGCTACTCGGAGCTGTACCGCGCCGACCGCTCGGGCGCGAGCGACGTCGTCGACGTGTTCTTCGGCTGA
- a CDS encoding ABC transporter ATP-binding protein yields the protein MTAIETNGLTKRFGEDVLAVDGLDLTVEEGEIFGFLGPNGAGKSTTINMLLDFIRPSDGSATVLGHDAQAESEAIRHKVGVLPEGAAVYDRLTGREHVEWTIQTKGTDDDPDEILETVGLSPEDARRAAGGYSKGMTQRLSFGMALVGDPDLLILDEPSSGLDPNGIQEMRELIREEAADGTTVFFSSHILPEVEAVCDRVAIMNEGRLATVDSIENLRDGSDSQARIDVELGGVPEAADLSGVPGVVRADIDDGVVSVVCEDATVKVDVVTTLAEQAEVVDILSEDTSLEELFNAYTSGETPEREAPAAEVTA from the coding sequence ATGACCGCCATCGAAACGAACGGCCTGACGAAGCGCTTCGGCGAGGACGTCCTCGCCGTCGACGGGCTCGACCTCACCGTCGAGGAGGGCGAGATCTTCGGCTTCCTCGGGCCGAACGGCGCGGGGAAATCGACGACGATCAACATGTTACTGGACTTCATCCGGCCCTCCGACGGCTCGGCGACGGTGCTCGGCCACGACGCGCAGGCCGAGTCCGAGGCGATCCGGCACAAGGTGGGCGTGCTCCCGGAGGGGGCGGCCGTCTACGACCGCCTCACCGGCCGCGAGCACGTCGAGTGGACGATCCAAACCAAGGGGACGGACGACGACCCCGACGAGATACTCGAGACGGTCGGCCTCTCGCCGGAGGACGCCCGGCGGGCCGCCGGCGGCTACTCGAAGGGGATGACCCAGCGGCTCTCATTCGGCATGGCGCTTGTCGGCGACCCCGACCTGCTCATCCTCGACGAGCCCTCCTCCGGCCTCGACCCCAACGGCATCCAGGAGATGCGGGAGCTGATCCGCGAGGAGGCCGCCGACGGGACGACGGTGTTTTTCTCCAGCCACATCCTCCCGGAGGTCGAGGCGGTGTGTGACCGCGTCGCCATCATGAACGAGGGGCGGCTGGCGACGGTCGACTCCATCGAGAACCTGCGGGACGGCTCCGACTCGCAGGCCCGGATCGACGTGGAACTCGGCGGGGTGCCCGAGGCCGCCGACCTCTCCGGCGTCCCGGGCGTCGTCCGGGCCGATATCGACGACGGCGTCGTCTCGGTCGTCTGCGAGGACGCGACCGTGAAGGTCGACGTGGTGACGACGCTCGCCGAGCAGGCGGAGGTCGTCGACATCCTCTCGGAGGACACGTCGCTGGAGGAACTGTTCAACGCCTACACCTCCGGCGAGACGCCCGAGCGGGAGGCCCCCGCCGCGGAGGTGACGGCATGA
- a CDS encoding DUF5797 family protein — MTLSEEARERLADVVELQPTKNAELQERWGVEGGSDVHSYLESELEEYYYRDDNSLIRATAEAAELVDVEPGVEGEDGLPSVIRVPELQAQVFRVVAGPDERSESVVSVLHKLRAEFDVDPDTDDVRSALQSLRRKDVVEVEYRTVPTFRLAVERDAVDVEVSA, encoded by the coding sequence ATGACTCTCTCGGAGGAGGCCCGCGAGCGGCTCGCCGACGTCGTGGAGCTACAGCCCACGAAGAACGCCGAACTGCAGGAGCGGTGGGGGGTCGAGGGGGGGAGCGACGTCCACTCGTACCTCGAATCGGAGCTGGAGGAGTACTACTACCGGGACGACAACAGCCTGATCCGCGCGACAGCGGAGGCGGCCGAACTGGTCGACGTGGAGCCGGGCGTCGAGGGCGAGGACGGACTGCCGAGCGTGATCCGCGTGCCGGAGCTTCAGGCGCAGGTGTTCCGGGTCGTCGCCGGCCCGGACGAGCGCTCCGAGAGCGTGGTGTCGGTGCTGCACAAGCTCAGGGCGGAGTTCGACGTCGACCCCGACACCGACGACGTGCGGTCCGCGCTCCAGAGCCTCCGCCGGAAGGACGTCGTCGAGGTGGAGTACCGCACGGTGCCGACGTTCCGGCTGGCAGTCGAGCGCGACGCGGTCGACGTCGAGGTTTCGGCGTAG
- a CDS encoding ABC transporter permease subunit, with protein MSVADVLRKDFKDVRRAKLVWAPALVYTAFMLLFFWGQSQSPNPDFYQILWGLVGIGGALLVPLLALVAAYLSIAGERESGSIKFLLGLPNTRSDVVLGKVLSRSAVVTAGILVSFAVGVPVAAVLVPDMTFEYGEYALFAAVTVLYALAYVAVAVAISAATASRSRAMSGAIGFFFVFNLVWNFLPVGPVQMIAFLSDEFGVEVSDSVTELVYSISPTGAYLNGILKLIMPDRFNAQAGAVVADPPFYIQGWFMVLILVAWIVVPLAIGTWRFQRAELG; from the coding sequence ATGAGCGTCGCCGACGTCCTCCGGAAGGACTTCAAGGACGTGCGCCGCGCGAAACTCGTCTGGGCGCCGGCGCTCGTGTACACGGCGTTCATGCTGCTTTTCTTCTGGGGGCAGTCCCAGAGCCCCAACCCCGACTTCTACCAGATCCTCTGGGGGCTCGTCGGGATCGGCGGGGCCCTGCTCGTGCCGCTGCTCGCGCTGGTCGCGGCCTACCTCTCCATCGCCGGCGAGCGCGAGTCGGGGAGCATCAAGTTCCTGCTGGGCCTGCCGAACACCCGGTCGGACGTGGTGCTTGGCAAGGTGCTCTCGCGGTCCGCGGTCGTGACGGCGGGCATCCTCGTCTCCTTCGCCGTCGGCGTGCCCGTGGCGGCCGTGCTGGTCCCGGACATGACCTTCGAGTACGGCGAGTACGCGCTGTTCGCCGCCGTGACCGTGCTGTACGCGCTGGCGTACGTCGCCGTCGCTGTCGCCATCTCGGCGGCGACGGCCAGCCGGTCCCGGGCCATGAGCGGCGCGATCGGCTTCTTCTTCGTCTTCAACCTCGTCTGGAACTTCCTGCCGGTCGGCCCGGTCCAGATGATCGCCTTCCTCTCCGACGAGTTCGGCGTGGAGGTCTCCGACAGCGTCACCGAACTCGTCTACAGCATCAGCCCGACCGGCGCGTACCTCAACGGCATCCTGAAGCTCATCATGCCCGACCGGTTCAACGCGCAGGCCGGCGCGGTGGTGGCCGACCCGCCGTTCTACATCCAGGGCTGGTTCATGGTGCTCATCCTCGTGGCGTGGATCGTCGTCCCGCTGGCGATCGGAACCTGGCGGTTCCAGCGCGCGGAACTGGGCTGA
- a CDS encoding DUF7513 family protein: protein MIRKYLRGWRFRTATPSFDAGEEVTVILTGVRGDDVVARVGDSTLAVDGASPADVDRKARVRVKRFDDGDHEGRAELLEVVGETAF, encoded by the coding sequence GTGATCCGGAAGTACCTGCGGGGCTGGCGGTTCCGCACGGCGACGCCGTCGTTCGACGCGGGCGAGGAGGTGACGGTGATCCTGACCGGCGTCCGCGGCGACGACGTGGTCGCACGCGTCGGCGACTCGACGCTCGCGGTCGATGGGGCGTCGCCTGCGGACGTCGACAGGAAAGCGAGAGTGAGAGTAAAGCGGTTCGACGACGGCGACCACGAGGGCCGCGCCGAACTCCTCGAAGTGGTCGGCGAAACGGCGTTCTAG
- a CDS encoding bis(5'-nucleosyl)-tetraphosphatase: MTVEATSAGAILFRDTRGRREYLLLKSRPGDWEFPKGGVEGDEELQQTAIREVQEEAGIEDFRLLDGFRKDYDYVFEANGKTIHKTVHLFIARSYEASAELSHEHRDLQWRDYEQAVNTVTQDGPREILEDAHEFLDEKLEEGDAE; this comes from the coding sequence ATGACGGTCGAAGCGACGAGCGCCGGCGCGATCCTCTTTCGGGATACGCGCGGACGGCGCGAGTACCTGCTCCTGAAGAGCCGCCCCGGGGACTGGGAGTTCCCCAAAGGCGGCGTGGAGGGAGACGAGGAGCTACAGCAGACGGCGATACGGGAAGTACAGGAGGAGGCCGGGATCGAGGACTTCAGGCTGCTCGACGGGTTCCGCAAGGACTACGACTACGTGTTCGAGGCCAACGGGAAGACCATCCACAAGACGGTCCACCTGTTCATCGCGCGGTCCTACGAGGCGAGCGCGGAGCTGTCCCACGAGCACCGCGACCTGCAGTGGCGCGACTACGAGCAGGCGGTGAACACGGTGACGCAGGACGGCCCGCGCGAGATACTGGAGGACGCCCACGAGTTCCTCGACGAGAAGTTGGAGGAAGGCGACGCGGAGTAG